In Pelosinus sp. IPA-1, a single window of DNA contains:
- a CDS encoding helix-turn-helix domain-containing protein, with translation MSIPRPGKPVRGSQSGSPIMALFDLLGRSWAMGVIWNLQNGPSTFRELQERCESISPSILNDRIKDLREADIVERTLEGYQLTQRGKALIELLLPFKDWSLVWSEEVFNFTKHAMFKKEVK, from the coding sequence ATGTCAATTCCACGTCCAGGTAAACCGGTTAGAGGATCACAATCGGGGTCTCCAATTATGGCTCTTTTTGATCTTTTGGGTAGGAGTTGGGCTATGGGTGTCATCTGGAATTTGCAAAATGGCCCATCAACCTTCAGAGAGCTCCAGGAACGGTGCGAGTCGATCTCACCTTCTATACTGAACGACCGTATTAAGGATCTGAGGGAAGCTGACATTGTAGAACGTACGCTTGAAGGTTACCAGTTGACTCAACGAGGTAAGGCACTCATTGAGTTGCTTCTCCCGTTTAAGGACTGGTCACTAGTCTGGTCAGAAGAAGTCTTCAACTTTACAAAACACGCTATGTTTAAGAAAGAAGTTAAATGA
- a CDS encoding MarR family transcriptional regulator → MAENKSWANQPFSYLFRVISIKMKNKADKSLAEFGLNSQQGHTLGYINSNEGIIQKELADFFKKRDASITSMLQGLEKKDFIERRIPKDNEREKRVYLLPKGKELIEDFDKKFQEIENDITKCLTDDEIQTLLRLLTKINSNLK, encoded by the coding sequence ATGGCTGAAAACAAGTCTTGGGCGAACCAACCTTTTTCTTATCTATTCAGAGTGATAAGCATTAAAATGAAAAATAAAGCTGACAAGAGTCTTGCAGAATTCGGTTTAAATTCTCAACAAGGACATACCCTCGGTTACATTAATTCCAATGAAGGAATTATACAGAAGGAGTTAGCCGATTTTTTTAAGAAACGAGACGCCAGTATAACTAGCATGCTTCAAGGCCTTGAAAAAAAAGATTTTATTGAAAGAAGAATTCCTAAGGATAATGAAAGAGAAAAAAGAGTTTACCTCTTGCCAAAAGGAAAAGAATTAATTGAAGACTTCGATAAAAAATTTCAAGAAATAGAAAATGATATTACAAAATGTCTAACTGATGATGAGATTCAAACCTTGCTTCGCCTTTTAACAAAAATTAACAGCAACCTAAAGTAA
- a CDS encoding ACP phosphodiesterase, protein MNYLAHIYLSDNNNESMLGNFLGDFVNKSLENNFEYSIKSGIFMHRKLDSFTDSNPVFLESKKRISSLNRRFAGVLIDMFYDHFLAKNWSEYSSISLEEYADNFYSILKRFSYCLPDKLTTRMPLMIEENWLVSYREINGIKKSLERISWRFSKSKHPLLNPVDELIRNYESLELDFKSFFPYAIEYANKLKGIHQL, encoded by the coding sequence ATGAATTATTTAGCGCATATATATCTCTCAGACAACAATAATGAAAGTATGCTTGGTAATTTTCTTGGTGATTTTGTAAATAAATCTTTGGAAAATAACTTTGAGTATTCTATAAAAAGTGGTATTTTTATGCATAGAAAACTTGATAGTTTTACCGACTCAAATCCGGTTTTTCTAGAGAGCAAAAAAAGAATTTCAAGCTTGAATAGGAGATTTGCAGGGGTATTAATTGATATGTTCTATGATCACTTCTTAGCTAAGAACTGGTCTGAGTATTCTTCAATATCCTTAGAAGAATATGCTGATAATTTTTATAGTATACTTAAAAGATTTTCTTATTGTTTACCAGATAAGTTAACAACAAGGATGCCTTTAATGATAGAGGAAAACTGGCTTGTTTCGTATAGGGAGATAAATGGTATAAAAAAATCATTAGAGCGAATTTCATGGAGATTTTCTAAATCAAAGCATCCTCTATTGAACCCAGTAGATGAGTTGATTAGGAATTATGAAAGTTTAGAACTTGATTTTAAAAGTTTTTTTCCCTATGCAATTGAGTATGCAAATAAACTTAAAGGCATTCACCAGTTATAA
- a CDS encoding helix-turn-helix domain-containing protein, with product MGMAAYKGQVKNIQDTPFGYTLSVIGGKWKMVIIYLLAENQPVRFNDLKRQIGSITFKILSSQLKELESDGLIERKEYPQIPPKVEYRLTAKAETLLPVLEGLCEWGARNQNK from the coding sequence ATGGGAATGGCTGCATATAAGGGTCAGGTAAAAAATATCCAGGATACACCTTTTGGATACACCTTGTCAGTGATTGGCGGTAAATGGAAAATGGTTATCATATACCTTTTGGCAGAAAACCAGCCAGTCCGCTTTAATGACCTAAAAAGACAAATTGGCTCGATTACCTTTAAGATATTGAGTTCACAATTGAAAGAACTGGAATCAGATGGTTTGATAGAACGAAAAGAGTATCCTCAAATTCCTCCTAAAGTTGAGTACCGTTTGACAGCTAAAGCAGAAACGCTCTTGCCTGTTTTGGAAGGATTATGCGAATGGGGAGCAAGGAATCAAAATAAATAG
- the dmpI gene encoding 4-oxalocrotonate tautomerase DmpI, with amino-acid sequence MPVITVKMGKTSAEKKKELIEKLTSAATEVTNIPASSYTVFIDEFEYDSIGVGGQTLAEKFATK; translated from the coding sequence ATGCCAGTAATTACAGTGAAAATGGGAAAAACTTCGGCTGAAAAGAAAAAGGAGTTGATTGAGAAATTAACTTCTGCAGCAACTGAGGTTACCAATATTCCTGCAAGCTCTTATACTGTCTTTATTGATGAGTTTGAGTATGACAGTATTGGTGTCGGCGGTCAGACGTTAGCTGAAAAATTCGCGACTAAGTAA
- a CDS encoding DHA2 family efflux MFS transporter permease subunit encodes MRNNRWLALSVIILGTFMTMLDTSIVNIAIPKLMDIFNVDLRKVKWVLSAYSLALAAVIPLTGFLIDTFGTKRVFIFALSMFTLGSMLCGLSWSNSSLVMFRIIQAIGGGMIMPVAVTIIFTVFPHEERGVAMGYWGIVGMFGPALGPTIGGYIIANMDWGMMFLVNVPLGILGITIASYSLENSPTKPFKRFDIVGFISSVIGIVSLLYVLSEGASMDLGSISNLILLSVGSISTVIFIINELTIKEPLLDLRVFKIYNYTVSQIVQTLHGLAFMGGVLILPLYLQEVRGFSALDAGLLLFPSAIAAGVTSAISGRLLVKVGLRILTVPGLFIVAVTTYQLCFLDMNSSVQTILLLSTLRGLGMGFCMQPVGTAGIYAVPSHLVGRASALQNTIKQINQALCITILTTQIQNHRLQFADQITEQASGILQQQAYNAALNYAMMLTLITSLLSIIAVMFMKDQKIIKAQKA; translated from the coding sequence ATGAGGAATAATAGATGGCTGGCTCTGTCGGTCATTATATTAGGTACTTTTATGACGATGCTGGATACAAGTATTGTGAATATAGCAATCCCAAAACTCATGGATATATTCAACGTTGACCTAAGAAAGGTAAAGTGGGTATTAAGCGCTTATTCCCTAGCACTAGCAGCAGTAATTCCCTTGACGGGATTTTTGATCGACACTTTTGGAACGAAAAGAGTATTCATTTTCGCTTTATCCATGTTTACATTGGGATCGATGTTATGCGGATTATCTTGGAGTAATAGTTCGTTGGTAATGTTTAGAATCATTCAGGCAATCGGTGGCGGTATGATTATGCCGGTTGCAGTCACCATTATCTTTACTGTATTCCCCCATGAAGAACGGGGCGTAGCGATGGGATATTGGGGAATTGTAGGAATGTTTGGTCCGGCTCTGGGGCCAACTATCGGTGGATATATTATTGCAAACATGGATTGGGGGATGATGTTTCTTGTAAACGTTCCGCTTGGCATCTTAGGCATAACAATAGCAAGCTATTCATTGGAAAATTCTCCGACCAAGCCATTTAAACGTTTTGACATAGTCGGATTTATTTCTTCAGTGATCGGTATTGTGAGCTTACTCTATGTTCTTAGCGAAGGCGCCTCGATGGACTTAGGAAGTATATCAAACTTGATACTGCTTTCTGTTGGAAGCATCAGTACAGTGATTTTCATCATAAATGAACTGACCATTAAAGAGCCCTTACTTGATTTACGCGTTTTTAAAATATACAACTATACAGTGAGCCAGATCGTTCAGACTTTACACGGACTTGCCTTTATGGGTGGTGTGCTTATCCTTCCTTTATACTTGCAGGAAGTAAGAGGTTTTAGTGCGCTAGACGCAGGTTTATTACTTTTTCCTTCAGCAATAGCCGCGGGGGTTACGTCAGCCATAAGCGGCAGATTGCTAGTCAAGGTTGGACTCAGAATATTGACCGTACCCGGTCTTTTCATTGTCGCAGTTACCACTTATCAACTATGTTTTCTGGATATGAATAGTTCTGTTCAAACCATTTTGTTGTTATCCACATTGAGAGGACTTGGTATGGGATTTTGTATGCAGCCGGTTGGAACTGCCGGGATATACGCGGTTCCCAGCCATCTCGTAGGCAGAGCCTCGGCACTGCAAAATACCATTAAACAGATCAATCAGGCACTATGTATAACCATTTTAACAACACAGATTCAAAATCACCGCTTGCAGTTTGCTGATCAAATCACTGAGCAAGCAAGTGGCATTTTGCAGCAGCAAGCTTATAATGCTGCCTTGAATTACGCGATGATGTTAACTCTAATTACAAGTCTCTTATCCATCATCGCAGTCATGTTTATGAAAGATCAAAAAATAATAAAAGCTCAAAAAGCATAA
- a CDS encoding PEP/pyruvate-binding domain-containing protein, with protein sequence MLKYTINLKGLNKESLSIAGGKGANLGVLIQARLPVPPGFVITVAAYRKHLEAANLKESIKAKLDKIAENDISAITEASQCISTWIEESPMPNEVQEEVKRAYASFTQELSSHSDVLVAVRSSATAEDLPSASFAGQHETYLGICGIDEILRNIKKCWASLWSSQAISYRISMGFEHLKVDLAVVVQLMIDAETAGVMFTANPVNGRRDEVLISAGYGLGESIVSGQITPDTFILSKSGSVKEQILGSKGIRILLRKNGTVLEEVPMKKRQEFCLGNRDFQQLTDLAKAVEQHYGCPMDTEWALSQGKIYMLQARPITTELSAPEDTDILGPDDQIIFQGKKAPWGLQSAMEHCSEPPTPLDFAYICSCYQGFDSYLYNEVGFSLPKSPMRPIERESGCVAIDLKQAEFSPAMLWKIPKLLIREYTMDIRLFWQSLSNEIDLWIKRMNEEGENTTDAVKLAKLIDQAVAEMGVLFQKRISDFVPNIVIDLKFDYLIKKAVGKKRKEEVKENLLKALPFRTALQNKSLVKVAHAAALYGKDSSEFKNEFDAFLAEYGDRPSASMAPTLSAYTWREKPEVIYNLIDSLVSDNELFNSEASFKKQEIALEEAKDEIKKVLNKKQYDNFLTILDLAREGVIIREEGLFYIEKLTSCVRRLSLKLGTMLEEKGVLCEASDIFFLFLEELGPVAAGQLDLKGKIAKRQSAYKKVYAAHEKGIHWMISTGSFPVFNKKEKQAKNIDNPNEFKGISASRGMYEGPVCIVRGPSEFHKLKKGDILVSPYTAPVWTPLFRLASAVVTEIGSAGSHAAIVSREYGLPCVVDIPSITTILKDGQIVRVDGTKGIITV encoded by the coding sequence ATGTTAAAATATACAATCAATTTAAAGGGACTAAATAAAGAATCTTTATCAATTGCAGGCGGTAAGGGTGCAAATCTAGGTGTGTTAATCCAAGCGAGGCTTCCCGTTCCTCCTGGATTCGTAATCACAGTAGCAGCTTATCGAAAGCACCTGGAAGCTGCAAATCTGAAAGAGTCGATAAAAGCTAAACTGGACAAAATCGCTGAGAATGATATTTCTGCTATAACTGAGGCTAGTCAATGCATTTCCACCTGGATTGAAGAGTCTCCCATGCCTAATGAGGTGCAGGAAGAGGTAAAAAGGGCATATGCTAGTTTTACTCAAGAACTGAGCAGCCATTCTGATGTATTGGTTGCAGTTCGTTCAAGCGCTACTGCCGAAGATTTGCCCTCTGCATCCTTTGCGGGACAGCATGAAACGTATCTCGGCATTTGCGGGATCGATGAGATCCTTAGAAATATAAAAAAGTGCTGGGCCAGTCTCTGGTCGTCGCAGGCCATATCCTATCGCATTAGTATGGGATTTGAACATCTCAAGGTAGACTTGGCTGTTGTTGTCCAATTAATGATCGATGCTGAGACTGCTGGGGTCATGTTCACGGCAAATCCGGTCAATGGCCGACGGGATGAAGTGCTTATTAGCGCTGGGTACGGTCTGGGAGAATCGATTGTAAGCGGACAAATAACGCCAGATACTTTCATCTTATCAAAATCCGGAAGCGTCAAAGAACAAATTTTAGGTTCCAAAGGAATAAGAATTTTGCTACGCAAAAACGGCACGGTGCTAGAAGAAGTTCCAATGAAAAAGCGGCAAGAATTCTGCCTTGGCAACCGTGATTTTCAGCAATTGACAGACCTTGCTAAAGCGGTCGAACAGCATTACGGATGCCCGATGGACACAGAGTGGGCTCTTTCACAAGGGAAAATCTATATGCTGCAAGCCAGACCAATCACCACTGAGTTATCCGCCCCTGAAGATACGGATATTTTAGGCCCTGATGATCAAATCATTTTCCAGGGTAAAAAAGCTCCTTGGGGCTTGCAAAGCGCTATGGAACATTGTTCGGAACCTCCGACACCGTTGGATTTCGCTTACATTTGTTCCTGTTATCAAGGCTTTGATAGTTATTTGTACAACGAGGTGGGCTTTAGTCTGCCTAAGAGTCCGATGAGACCTATCGAAAGAGAGAGTGGCTGTGTTGCTATTGATCTTAAACAAGCGGAATTCTCCCCTGCTATGCTATGGAAAATACCAAAATTACTCATTAGAGAATACACCATGGACATTCGACTTTTTTGGCAATCCTTGTCTAACGAAATAGATTTGTGGATTAAAAGAATGAATGAAGAAGGAGAGAATACAACGGATGCAGTAAAACTAGCAAAGTTGATTGATCAGGCAGTAGCCGAAATGGGAGTTCTTTTTCAGAAAAGGATATCTGATTTCGTACCTAATATCGTTATCGACTTAAAGTTTGACTATTTAATCAAAAAAGCGGTAGGAAAAAAACGGAAAGAAGAGGTGAAAGAAAATCTCCTTAAAGCATTGCCCTTCAGAACGGCTCTGCAGAATAAATCATTGGTAAAAGTTGCACATGCAGCAGCTTTGTATGGAAAAGACAGCTCTGAATTTAAAAATGAATTTGATGCATTTTTAGCAGAATACGGCGATAGACCTTCGGCAAGTATGGCTCCTACCCTATCAGCCTATACATGGCGAGAAAAGCCGGAAGTCATTTATAACCTCATTGATTCATTAGTGAGTGACAACGAGCTGTTCAATTCTGAGGCAAGCTTTAAAAAGCAAGAAATTGCCCTTGAAGAGGCAAAGGATGAAATCAAAAAAGTGCTAAATAAAAAACAATATGACAACTTCCTTACAATACTTGATCTAGCCAGAGAAGGAGTGATCATTCGAGAAGAAGGTTTGTTTTATATAGAAAAACTCACATCTTGTGTGCGCAGATTAAGTTTAAAACTTGGAACTATGCTCGAAGAAAAAGGTGTCCTATGCGAAGCAAGTGATATATTCTTTCTTTTCTTGGAAGAATTAGGGCCTGTCGCAGCGGGACAATTAGATCTTAAAGGAAAGATTGCCAAAAGGCAAAGTGCTTATAAAAAGGTCTATGCTGCCCATGAAAAGGGTATTCACTGGATGATATCTACCGGATCGTTTCCTGTATTTAATAAAAAAGAAAAGCAAGCTAAAAACATTGATAATCCAAACGAATTTAAGGGAATTTCTGCAAGTCGTGGAATGTATGAAGGTCCAGTCTGCATAGTAAGAGGACCATCTGAATTCCATAAATTAAAAAAGGGAGATATTCTTGTGTCACCCTATACTGCTCCAGTTTGGACGCCACTTTTTAGGTTAGCATCCGCGGTGGTCACTGAAATCGGAAGTGCAGGTTCCCATGCTGCAATTGTCTCGCGGGAATATGGCCTACCCTGCGTGGTAGATATACCGAGCATCACAACTATATTAAAAGATGGACAAATAGTACGTGTAGATGGCACAAAAGGAATAATAACTGTCTAG